In Oncorhynchus keta strain PuntledgeMale-10-30-2019 chromosome 19, Oket_V2, whole genome shotgun sequence, a single genomic region encodes these proteins:
- the LOC118376307 gene encoding protein FAM83H-like, with protein sequence MAHRSQSSDFGDNPLDPNFLPPHYREEYRLAIDALVETDLQGYYEFLQTADVVDFLCQPEMEHIKTTVQTPSQASNVPELSYHEADADGSSDTYWPLHSDTAAPGLDLGWPLQAHSFIGPTEVTTLVNPSDPDMPSIKEQARRLIKNAQHVIAVVMDMFTDVDLFADLLDATARHVPVYILLDEQNAHHFVSMVTNCKINLDLVHMMRVRTVAGMTYFCRTGKSFKGQVKDRFLLADCRAVLSGNYSFMWSYEKLHRCIAHLFLGELVTTFDEEFRILFAQSQPLTVDHALVPVSSDSSSSSYYGNQFGMKGPLRHPRGFQRHTPELTGYPFGGGGETERSAFRRDDLFRHAIESGGGLNLGTFAASQQFRMQQSFLEQGRSMVSRQMEISASDYKGQSNAEGTQESYSSSRQYMKHRVINNQEETEQHYHREQSQSSHYYQGGEGPGLMPGLGSGLGSGLGSGLGGHGSGHGHYNRLRNRPALDQYSDSGYPHEEPPGPEDYGRDYLSSQDLKHNPGPPPAGGRYGGGSDHKRPTVGQPYVCQSSPTHPNPPEKQLFPVPAVADQDPKARQGLRSWRINSYLSTYEDTGEEGLPQPLGPDAFQDPESEGNPYASEGSVSRFEAREPPNVPSKPRPDIRPPRYGKPFAPESTRKDGADSRNIERERAREKDREREVGGEVGVDVEMPSSREASGEVVLSKHESFRTRINPMLQRSSRLRSSLIFSSSKTETHLGGLGMKVANEEDEESDMLRTTSIVQKILEKRFSREPFEWRKKAEENEREKKKKEEEKEVVLKEEAMPPIVAPASIEPPQPLNMNDPANRLQYFKELAAKRNASKEAAMKGPLQKTPDLSNTTSSTTSSSITSSSPTTSSSSTTTSSPTTSSSSTTTSSPTTSSSTTTSSSTTTSSNTTSSTTTTSSTPNPSPTTISAPKIPSFSVIAPEPAPMKPQVPATLERTRKLSITSRFKTFEPSSTTVQRKDSSSESQRKDSSLESQRKDSSSESQRKDSSSESQRKDSSSESQRKDKEPSKILKPFSSLKPFKSSNLRRVSCDEETLTTDATDAEKSELKKSRSQSLSSMSRAESKEGKNLGSSTSLNTLGGEGKVDTKPLDFLKKQTQKLKGFLGPKDKKSSGGVTSASSGDNKTMRTVVESSEEPGAAASRLGSSSTADAKATDYVTSSDNHKMTGPSRYQTSSGSVLFSSNLRDDTKVILEQISANSQKNRLERGGGGGGEEAGGEKGVDMAGEKGGLERNPLLGRNRFLRPQGNPQERDSLLKRMESMRKEKKVYSRFEMGNNLG encoded by the exons ATGGCCCACAGATCCCAGAGTTCGGACTTCGGGGACAACCCCCTGGACCCTAACTTCCTGCCCCCCCACTACAGAGAAGAATACCGTCTCGCCATTGATGCTCTGGTggagacagacctacag ggtTACTATGAGTTCCTTCAGACAGCAGACGTGGTGGACTTCCTTTGTCAACCGGAGATGGAACACATCAAGACCACCGTCCAGACACCCAGCCAGGCCTCCAACGTACCAGAGCtgtcttatcatgag GCAGACGCAGACGGCTCGTCTGACACCTACTGGCCATTGCACTCTGACACAGCGGCCCCGGGGTTGGACCTGGGCTGGCCCCTCCAGGCACACAGCTTCATCGGCCCCACAGAAGTCACGACCCTTGTCAACCCCAGCGACCCCGACATGCCCAGCATCAAGGAGCAGGCCAGGAGGCTCATCAAGAACGCACAACAT GTGATTGCCGTGGTGATGGACATGTTTACAGATGTGGATCTGTTTGCTGATTTGCTGGATGCCACGGCGCGTCACGTCCCCGTCTACATCCTATTGGACGAACAGAACGCCCATCACTTCGTCTCCATGGTGACTAACTGCAAGATCAACCTAGACCTTGTCCAT atgaTGCGTGTGCGGACTGTGGCGGGGATGACATATTTCTGTCGGACAGGGAAGTCGTTTAAAGGACAGGTGAAAGACCGCTTCCTATTGGCTGACTGCAGGGCCGTGCTCAGCGGAAACTACAG TTTCATGTGGTCCTATGAGAAGCTGCATCGCTGCATCGCTCATCTCTTCCTGGGAGAACTAGTCACCACCTTTGACGAAGAGTTCCGCATCCTGTTCGCCCAATCACAGCCTCTCACCGTAGACCACGCCCTAGTGCCCGTCTCCtctgacagcagcagcagcagttacTACGGCAACCAGTTCGGCATGAAGGGGCCCCTTCGACACCCTCGGGGTTTTCAACGACACACACCGGAACTTACGGGCTACCCCttcggaggaggaggagaaactgaGCGTTCTGCATTCCGTAGGGATGACCTGTTCCGACATGCCATAGAATCCGGAGGAGGACTGAATCTTGGGACGTTTGCAGCGTCTCAGCAGTTCAGGATGCAGCAGTCCTTCCTGGAGCAGGGCCGCTCCATGGTCTCCAG GCAGATGGAGATAAGTGCCAGTGACTATAAGGGCCAAAGCAACGCAGAGGGAACCCAGGAGAGCTACTCCTCGTCCAGACAATACATGAAGCACAGAGTCATCAACAACCAGGAGGAGACAGAGCAGCACTACCACAG GGAGCAGAGCCAGTCCAGCCACTACTACCAGGGTGGTGAGGGACCTGGGTTAATGCCGGGGCTGGGCTCAGGGCTGGGCTCAGGGCTAGGCTCAGGGCTGGGAGGACATGGGTCAGGCCATGGACACTACAACAGGCTGAGGAACAGACCAGCGCTGGACCAGTACTCTGACTCAGGCTACCCTCATGAGGAACCTCCTGGTCCAGAGGACTACGGCAGAGACTACCTCTCCTCTCAGGACCTGAAACACAACCCGGGACCACCACCGGCAGGGGGGAG GTACGGAGGTGGCAGCGACCACAAGAGGCCGACTGTGGGCCAGCCCTACGTCTGCCAGTCCTCCCCCACCCATCCCAACCCCCCAGAGAAGCAGCTGTTCCCAGTCCCAGCAGTGGCAGACCAGGACCCCAAAGCCAGACAGGGCCTCCGCAGCTGGAGGATCAACTCCTACCTCAGCACCTACGAagacacaggagaggaggggctgcCACAACCTCTGGGCCCTGATGCTTTCCAAGACCCAGAGTCTGAGGGGAACCCATACGCCAGTGAGGGGTCTGTATCCCGCTTTGAAGCGAGAGAGCCTCCGAATGTCCCCTCCAAGCCTAGACCGGATATCCGACCGCCACGGTACGGCAAGCCCTTCGCGCCCGAGAGCACGAGAAAGGACGGGGCCGATAGCAGGAACATAGaacgggagagagcgagagagaaagaccgagagagggaggtggggggggagGTTGGGGTGGATGTGGAGATGCCATCGTCGAGGGAGGCTTCGGGAGAGGTTGTGCTCTCCAAACACGAGTCGTTCCGGACACGGATCAACCCGATGCTCCAGAGAAGCTCCCGGCTGCGCTCctccctcatcttctcctcctccaagACGGAGACCCACCTAGGAGGCCTGGGCATGAAG GTGGCcaatgaggaggatgaggaatcCGACATGCTACGCACCACCTCCATCGTCCAAAAGATCCTGGAGAAGAGATTTTCCCGGGAACCATTCGAGTGGCGGAAGAAGGcagaggagaacgagagagagaagaagaagaaagaggaagagaaagaggttGTGTTGAAAGAGGAGGCTATGCCCCCCATAGTCGCCCCAGCATCGATAGAGCCCCCCCAGCCGTTGAACATGAATGACCCTGCCAATAGACTGCAGTACTTCAAGGAGCTGGCTGCTAAGAGAAACGCATCCAAAGAGGCTGCGATGAAAGGACCACTTCAGAAGACACCAGACCTCTCAAACACTACTtcttccaccacctcctcctccatcacctcctcttcccccaccacctcctcctcctctaccaccacctcttcccccaccacctcctcctcctctaccaccacctcttcccccaccacctcctcctccaccaccacctcttcctccaccaccACTTCGTCCAACACCACTTCGTCAACCACCACCACTTCCTCCACCCCCAACCCTTCCCCAACCACCATCTCAGCCCCCAAaatcccctctttctctgtgattGCTCCAGAGCCTGCCCCGATGAAACCACAAGTCCCAGCCACACTAGAGCGAACACGCAAACTGTCCATCACCTCAAGATTCAAAACCTTTGAGCCTTCTTCTACCACAGTCCAGAGGAAAGACAGCAGCTCGGAGTCACAGAGGAAAGACAGCAGCTTGGAGTCACAGAGGAAAGACAGCAGCTCGGAGTCACAGAGGAAAGACAGCAGCTCGGAGTCACAGAGGAAAGACAGCAGCTCGGAGTCACAGAGGAAAGACAAGGAGCCCAGTAAGATTCTGAAGCCTTTCTCTTCTCTGAAGCCGTTCAAGAGCTCCAACCTTCGCCGCGTCTCCTGCGATGAGGAAACGCTAACAACAGATGCCACGGACGCGGAGAAGAGCGAGCTGAAGAAATCTCGCTCCCAAAGCTTGTCCAGTATGTCTCGCGCTGAGTCCAAGGAGGGAAAGAACCTGGGCTCCAGCACCTCCCTCAACACCCTGGGAGGGGAGGGCAAGGTCGACACCAAgcccctggacttcctgaagaaGCAGACCCAGAAACTCAAAG gcTTCCTGGGACCCAAGGACAAGAAGAGCTCCGGGGGTGTGACATCGGCGTCCAGCGGAGACAACAAGACGATGAGAACTGTGGTGGAGAGCTCCGAGGAGCCTGGGGCCGCGGCTTCACGCCTAGGCTCCTCTTCTACTGCCGACGCTAAAGCCACAGACTACGTCACTTCCTCAGACAATCACAAAATGACAGGTCCGTCTCGATACCAGACCTCCAGCGGCTCGGTTCTGTTCAGTAGCAACCTGAGAGATGACACCAAGGTCATCCTGGAACAGATTTCTGCCAACAGCCAGAAAAACcgtctggagagaggaggaggaggaggaggagaggaggccggaggggagaagggggtagACATggcaggagagaaaggagggttggagaggaatCCGTTGCTTGGGAGGAACCGCTTCCTAAGGCCCCAGGGCAACCCTCAGGAGAGAGACAGCCTGCTGAAGAGGATGGAGAGCatgaggaaggagaagaaggtcTACAGCCGTTTTGAG ATGGGGAATAACCTGGGATAA